Below is a genomic region from Persephonella sp..
CTCCTGCATAATCGGCATCTTCCAGTTTAGAAATGAGGTTTTGAAGCTCTACATACTGCTGTTGACCAATCATCTTTAAATCATCGGCAACATTTATCTGGGTTCCTACTATTGATCTATGTTGGGACACTTTGTTAAATCCAAGATCAAAGGTGTCTAATATTCTTCTTGTTTCACCTATTCTTTTACTTAAAGAACCGGAAGAATCAGATACAGATATGTTTATATCAGGGTCTTTTCCAGATAGCCCTAATCTGTAAACACCGTCTCTATCCTGAAATACAAATGCCTCAACCAGTTTATTTCCGTCTGGATCCGTATTAGATGGATTTGTGTTTATAGCATTAACAAGATCGTTAAGGGTCATACTGCTGTCGTAAGCCACGGTAAAAGAAGATGAACCGTAGCTAATGGTAAGGTTTCCAGTTTCTCCTGCTCCTACTATGTTATCTGTTGGGGAGGTATATCCCATATCAGAGTAATATGCCGGCAGTTTGGAAAGATCTCCCTGATCAATTATCTGGAGAATATCGTCTATCGCTTTCACAACACCTATTTTATAGCTGACTTCGTCAGGATCAACGGTATTATTTGAGTTGGAGTCTACCCATACGCCTGATTGAATAGTTCCAAGATAATCTTTTCCAATAAATGTTGTATTAAGTTCAACACCGGGAGCTACAGGGACGGTTGTATCAACAAACTCACCCTGATATATACCCCTTTGATCAAATGGATCTATCTGGGATTTTACACCTCCAAATATTCTTGAATCTCCTATAGATACATTTGCCTGTTTTATTATGTAATTTCTCATTGACTGGAAATAGTCCTTAAAAATCTGGGCATCTTCATAATCAAGAACACCTGTATTGAGAATGTTGACTATGTCAACCCTTACCTCTTTACTGGTTTCTACAATGTCTCCCAATGTGGATTCTGCGATGTCTAAACTGGTTTTTACAAGATCTATGTTTCTGTTGAAAGTCTGAATGTCCTCACTTAATCTTTTGAAACGGAGAGATCTTACATTATCAACGGTATTGTCAGAAGGAGTTAGAATTTTTTTGCCAGAGGCAAGCTCTTTTGTATATCTTTCAAGATCCTTTTCTCTTATCCTGTCGTATTTTATAAATGTATCAAAAAAGGCTATATCAGGAATTCTCATAACCAATCACCTGACTTTATTCAGTTTTGAGCTTATTATCGGTATTAATAATTTATTTTTTAGTAATCACTTAACAAGATTTAAGACAGTCTGTAAAAGCTCATCTGTTACATTTATTATTTTAGCAGAAGCCTCATATGCCCTTTGGAGTTTTGTCAGGTTAATAAGTTCCTCATCAATATTTACTGAAGATATTTCCTTTATCTTCTGGTCTATACTCTCAAGTAAAAATCCAGAATCTTCAGCAAGGGTTTT
It encodes:
- the flgL gene encoding flagellar hook-associated protein FlgL, whose protein sequence is MRIPDIAFFDTFIKYDRIREKDLERYTKELASGKKILTPSDNTVDNVRSLRFKRLSEDIQTFNRNIDLVKTSLDIAESTLGDIVETSKEVRVDIVNILNTGVLDYEDAQIFKDYFQSMRNYIIKQANVSIGDSRIFGGVKSQIDPFDQRGIYQGEFVDTTVPVAPGVELNTTFIGKDYLGTIQSGVWVDSNSNNTVDPDEVSYKIGVVKAIDDILQIIDQGDLSKLPAYYSDMGYTSPTDNIVGAGETGNLTISYGSSSFTVAYDSSMTLNDLVNAINTNPSNTDPDGNKLVEAFVFQDRDGVYRLGLSGKDPDINISVSDSSGSLSKRIGETRRILDTFDLGFNKVSQHRSIVGTQINVADDLKMIGQQQYVELQNLISKLEDADYAGAITELEKARTAYQALLASIAQNKDLSLLKYFD